A region from the Terriglobia bacterium genome encodes:
- a CDS encoding radical SAM protein, with translation MTRPPFLDHLVCAEPIQPRYALLINPFYPKDANASFGKHVLTPTLALTSFAATTPAHWDVRYWDENLLDGRPPASPMPEVVGITVHLTFANRAFELARWYRDRGSKVVLGGLHVLSCPEECAPHADALAIGDGVQLWPRILEDAESGCLHPKYTATYESDYRRDPAPRRSILPRNSFLTTTSLIATRGCHNRCGFCYLATDGLRMPYRMRDVGQVAAEFEADSQPYAVFIDNNLGSNRAYLAQLCDALRPLQKIWSAAVSIDVTDDPALVRKMAISGCTGVFVGFESLTDENLADARKKTPKTSDYARRVRMLHDNGIQVNGSFVLGFDHDRKDVFARTAGWIEENRLECATFHILTPYPATPLFFQMEGERRLLHRNWAFYDTAHAVFRPKHMTPEELENGYAWMYERLFSNASIWRRRPAAWSAVAPYLAMSYLYKRSNRFWRFLIQYHLVHAVWRPLVEITRMRHIRYRERLAENEGTNRPQPNFVTAGV, from the coding sequence ATGACACGCCCTCCGTTTCTGGATCATTTGGTTTGCGCCGAACCGATCCAGCCGCGGTATGCGCTCCTGATCAACCCCTTCTACCCGAAGGATGCCAACGCGAGCTTCGGCAAGCATGTGCTGACGCCCACTCTGGCGTTAACCAGCTTTGCGGCGACAACACCCGCACACTGGGACGTTCGCTATTGGGATGAAAATCTGCTGGACGGACGCCCACCCGCGTCGCCCATGCCGGAGGTCGTAGGGATTACGGTCCACCTGACGTTCGCGAATCGGGCGTTCGAGTTGGCGCGGTGGTATCGCGACCGCGGGAGCAAGGTCGTGCTGGGCGGCCTGCACGTGCTGTCCTGTCCGGAAGAGTGTGCGCCCCATGCAGATGCGCTAGCCATCGGCGATGGTGTGCAACTGTGGCCGCGAATTCTCGAGGATGCGGAATCGGGCTGCCTTCACCCGAAATACACGGCAACTTATGAGAGCGACTATCGCCGCGATCCCGCGCCCCGGCGCTCGATTCTGCCGCGGAACAGCTTTCTCACCACCACCAGCCTGATTGCCACGCGAGGCTGTCACAACCGGTGCGGATTTTGCTACCTCGCGACCGACGGTCTGCGGATGCCCTACCGCATGCGGGATGTCGGGCAGGTGGCCGCCGAGTTCGAGGCGGACAGCCAACCGTACGCTGTCTTCATCGATAACAACCTGGGATCCAATCGAGCCTACCTGGCGCAGTTGTGTGACGCGCTGCGGCCGTTGCAAAAGATCTGGAGCGCCGCGGTGTCCATCGACGTTACGGACGATCCGGCTTTGGTCCGGAAGATGGCGATCTCGGGCTGTACGGGAGTCTTTGTGGGATTTGAGTCGCTCACGGACGAGAATCTCGCCGATGCGCGGAAGAAAACGCCGAAGACCAGCGACTACGCGCGCCGGGTCCGCATGTTGCACGATAACGGCATCCAGGTGAACGGTTCATTTGTGCTGGGGTTCGATCACGACCGGAAAGACGTTTTCGCGCGAACGGCCGGATGGATCGAGGAGAACCGTCTCGAATGCGCGACGTTTCACATTCTGACGCCGTATCCGGCCACTCCTCTGTTCTTCCAAATGGAAGGGGAGCGCCGCTTGCTGCATCGCAACTGGGCGTTTTACGACACGGCGCACGCGGTATTTCGTCCGAAGCACATGACGCCGGAAGAACTGGAAAACGGCTATGCCTGGATGTATGAGCGATTGTTCTCAAATGCTTCGATCTGGCGGCGCCGGCCGGCTGCCTGGTCCGCCGTCGCTCCGTATCTGGCGATGTCCTACCTGTACAAGCGGTCCAACCGTTTTTGGCGCTTCCTGATTCAATACCATCTGGTTCATGCCGTATGGCGGCCGCTCGTGGAAATCACTCGGATGCGGCACATCCGCTATCGAGAGCGGCTGGCTGAAAACGAAGGGACGAATCGGCCGCAGCCCAATTTTGTCACCGCGGGTGTCTAG